From the genome of Rhodohalobacter sp. SW132:
ATGCCACAATCCCTGAAATCCCACGTACTTCCGTATCGATATCAAGATGCAACGGAGCGGTTCCGTTATCGCCAAACAGGGGCCACCCATCATTCCACCGAATAGGCACCAGATAAGGTGTTCGTCCGACTGCTCCGTTATCCTGAAACAAAAAAGCGTACCAATCACCTTCAGGGGTGTCGATTAAGCCACCCTGTGCTATTCCCTGATCCTGTAAGGCAATTTTTCCGTTATATTCTCCGAATAATGAGTCGGAGCGATAAATCAATTGGGTACGCATGCTTTCCTGCGGCCATGTGATGAGCGAGACATAGTACATGCCGTCAATTTTCTGAAGATGAGCACCTTCGGCGGGAACAATAAAATCATCCCCTGCAATTGCATCTGCTTCAGGTATTAATATCTGGTCCATACCATCTTCTTTGATGGCGGTGACATCGGCAGTGAGCTCTATGATTCTAATATCGCTCGTATCGTATATCAGGTAGGCACGCCCATTTTCAAAAAAGAGAGAGGGGTCATGATAAACCGTATCCATTGTATGTCTGTCCCATGAGCCAGATTCAATATCATCCGTTTGAAAGATGTAGGTTTTGTTTGTGGTATAGGAAAACGTGACCAGGTAAAAAGTTCCTTCATGGTATTTAAGACTGCTTGCCCAGGAACCGCGGCCATACGTATTTTCACCATTTAGCAGTTTAGAGGCATCATTTTCAGCTAAAATGTCATAAACGTAATTCACAATTTTCCAATTGACGAGGTCTGTGGATTTCATGATCGGAACACCCGGATTCATGTGCATTGTAGTGCTGCTCATGTAATAGGTATCATCAACACGAATAACGGAAGGGTCCGGTACATCCGCCCAGATTACAGGATTTTGAGGGGCTGATTCGTCAGTTTGTGCATAAATTTCCGGTTGAATAAATAGGGACGCGAGTAGAAAGGAGCATATACTCACTAATGAAATCTCATATACTTTGTTCGTATCTCTCATGGCCATAAAACAAGTGGATTTTAATGGTTCCTTTAGTTCTCTGTTTAAATCAAACCCTGCTCGAAAAAATGTTAAAAAAAGCGCTTCCGTTTTTATATAAAAAAATATTAGAATACCTTAGTGAAAGTGTATTA
Proteins encoded in this window:
- a CDS encoding glycoside hydrolase 43 family protein; protein product: MRDTNKVYEISLVSICSFLLASLFIQPEIYAQTDESAPQNPVIWADVPDPSVIRVDDTYYMSSTTMHMNPGVPIMKSTDLVNWKIVNYVYDILAENDASKLLNGENTYGRGSWASSLKYHEGTFYLVTFSYTTNKTYIFQTDDIESGSWDRHTMDTVYHDPSLFFENGRAYLIYDTSDIRIIELTADVTAIKEDGMDQILIPEADAIAGDDFIVPAEGAHLQKIDGMYYVSLITWPQESMRTQLIYRSDSLFGEYNGKIALQDQGIAQGGLIDTPEGDWYAFLFQDNGAVGRTPYLVPIRWNDGWPLFGDNGTAPLHLDIDTEVRGISGIVASDEFVVPAEENENRSMDSVLNGLPLVWQWNHNPVEEYWSLTDRPGYLRLTNGAVDSGFLDTKNTLTQRTFGPECTGTVRIDISNMKNGDYAGLGALQENYGFIGIAMDDDQKYLVMAKGDSDSYDEKERILIDEDHVYLKISFNFKDRIDEAFFFYSLDGDIWNPAGELLNMAYTLPHFMGYRFALFSYATENTGGYVDFDYFRVNNTLFTP